In Drosophila miranda strain MSH22 chromosome XR, D.miranda_PacBio2.1, whole genome shotgun sequence, the genomic window ACGCGTGGCATCTTGAAGATAAATCGGGGCTTCGGCTGCTCATAGAGTCCAATTGTGTCGTACGGAATCATGTTGGCCAGGGCTGCCTCGTTCATCATTTTGAAGGGGTAGTGTTAGCGTTCACTTAAAAGCGCACTGATAATCGCGTAATATCCGCAGGTTCCTATTAATTTGGCGCTACAATGCCTTAATTCTTTAACTATTTCACTGCGGGCGCAGAAAACAACACACAATACAACAAAAAGGTTTGTTTGCGGTTTTGATATACCAACTGATGCGGGCAGTGTGACCGAGGACTTATCTATAAAATGtacggtctgaccctcagaaatataccagaATTTACCGTcccattttaaaaatataccgtaaatatactgacgaattcaagttctatatTCCTCGACTTGTGTATTCCGTGCAacattactagctatatagatctctcagcactgcccacataattttatccaattaatAAATCTATTTTCTACTGAgtggcttattttaaatacttgacttagtttttttttgctcaaCAACGTTCCTCAACAACAATATAGCGTCTCGTATGATGAAAAACCgtacttagcccacttaagcacCACCTATTTAAACAGCTCAACGACTTGGggtaaatggcggaaaatattgccgattgtaaattcttcttgtataTCCTTCCTCGAAAGTTACAAAAACCACTgtatctttcacctgaactgcgctaaaatggttatttttttaattattttcggTAGAATATTGAAACACCCCCTTGGGCTGCAATGGGTTGATGGTTCTCAACATACGACAGACAACGCGGTTGTTGCTTGTTTACATTTCTTTATAGTTGGTATTTGATTTGGATTATCCTTCGATCCACTGCATAACATGAGCGATACTCCCACGGCCGATGACTGTGAGAAGCGTCCTCAGTTCGGCACACGTTTACTCAAGGACAGCGACGACGTCTTTAAGCACAATGCTTGGTAAATATGCGTGGCAAGGTCTGCGGCGTTTTGCCAGCAAAACTTGGGAGCACACTCGAGAGCGCAAGAAGCCAGCGGGTGCTGGCGGGCGCATACTAACCGACGTGCGCGAGGTGTTCGAGTTTAATGCATGGTACACATTGTTGGCACAAAAACTCTAAAATGCGATCTAAAATGTGCTCTGCAGGGACCACGTGCAATGGGatgaggagcaggagctggccGCACAGGCGGCCGTGGCAAAGAACTCGTGCAGCAAACTGAACGACGATGAGCGGGAGCGCTTTCAGTCGGATGCACCGAAGTTTTGGGACTCTTTCTATGGCATACACGACAATCGTTTCTTCAAGGACCGTCACTGGCTGTTCACCGAGTTTCCCGAGCTAGCGCCCCTTGATGTCAGTGAGCAGCAGTCACGGAGCATCTTTGAGCTGGGCTGTGGCGTCGGTAACACCATCTTACCCCTGCTCCAGTACAGCGTGGAGCCAAAGCTAAAAGTCTTTGGCTGTGACTTTTCTGCCAGGGCCATCGATATACTTCGCAGCCAGCCGCAGTTCGATGACAAACGCTGCGAGGTATTCGTAATGGATGCCACGGAGGAGCAGTGGCCGGTTCCCTTCGAGGAGAACTCGCAGGATATCATTGTAATGATATTTGTGCTGTCCGCCTGTCAGCCAAAGAAAATGCAGCAGATACTGGACAATTGCTATCGCTACCTGCGACCCGGTGGCCTGCTGCTCTTCAGGGACTACGGCCGCTACGACTTGGCCCAGCTGCGCTTCAAGAGCGGAAAATGCTTGGAGGACAACTTCTATGTGCGCGGCGATGGCACCCTGGTGTATTTCTTTACAGAGGAAGAGCTACGTGGTATGTTCACCAAGGCGGGGCTCCAGGAGGAACAGGTGATTGTGGACCGAAGGCTGCAGGTGAATCGGAGTCGCGGCCTGAAGATGTATCGCGTTTGGATACAGGCAAAGTTCAAAAAACCTCTGGTTCCCAGTTCTTAGCTTTCGTTAATCGTTGAGCTGTAAtcgatttatttttatttttatcgaCTTGACGTATGAATGTTAAAATCGGCAGCTACATGTCAAGTAGAATGTCCAGGATAACTTTTTGGCTCGTGAATTTTGCAGAAAAGCTTTCGGCTCTGTTAACTTTGCAGAAGCATACACATAACATAACAGTTAGGAAAGGAAAGCTGTGAGTTTTCGCAGTTGGCTAAAAACGTCGTAAGTGAAAATTTTCCTGTGCTACGTAAAATAATTTTAAGTTAAATAATTAAGGAACAATTTGTTGTAAACTTGTGTTGCCAGGACAAAGTAAAAGTGCTTGCCACACAATGTTATAGAATTCGTAATCGAAAACATAAAGAATGCGACTAAAAGGCATTTCGAATGAAAGCAAAACCATTATCGTGTAGAATTTCATTGATTTTTTCCCCAAGCCAAGACAGGCCAGTGCCAAGTTGCGAACTTGCAAAGATTTGTAGAGTCCACACGcgaatatatattttttttgtgtgcaGAAATATCCCGAGACTGCCCCAGGGGGTATGCAACAGAAAGGTGCACCAAGTGCACCcacgcacacatacacacatagaGAGAGCCGTGGGCAGGCCACTGGGCGTGTTGCAAGCTCCCACTCGACTTCTTACTCGTAAAAATACTCAATTCTCAATCCAAACATAAGTCTAAAAATAGTTTCAACTATTTTTACACTCTTCCCACCAACagttcagtttcagtttcgcCGAGCCAGAAGATCCCTCTGAGGCTGTCGTGGCAAGTGTTACCCACACACTcgacatacacacacacacacacatctagCCAATCCCCCCGCAACCGCTGAGGCGAGCCGAGAGGAGTGAAAATTCATTGACGATTGGGGGCGACAAAGCTCaggcgaaagagagagagagagagcgtgagacagcgagcgagcgagcgagcgagtgAGCGAGAGAAAGAGCGCAACCCTcgacaacaaaaacaacgaaGCAGAGTTCTGCTGCACCCAACGCACCACCACccgccaccaccgccgccatcAGCACATCTGCTGCTACTACCGTCACCTCACCCGCGAAACGACCCTCCCCGACCTCGACGCTCGACGCTCCCAAAGTGAAAGACGTTGGCCAAGTGCATACCTATTCACACAGGAACCAGAaccagtcgcagtcgcagttaCAGCCACAGACACCGCAAACCGAGTTTTGTTAATACATCAGCGGCTGCAACAAcaccaaaaaaaacaacaaaacaatagAAATGTAAGTGAATGGACATTATTGATTTGTCTGGGGTTTTGGGGGGTCCTTCTCGTACTCGTTTCTCGTTTTTCGCACTGGGGTAATGCTCATTTAATGCCCACACATTAAGT contains:
- the LOC108153018 gene encoding methyltransferase-like protein isoform X1, with protein sequence MTVRSVLSSAHVYSRTATTSLSTMLGKYAWQGLRRFASKTWEHTRERKKPAGAGGRILTDVREVFEFNAWDHVQWDEEQELAAQAAVAKNSCSKLNDDERERFQSDAPKFWDSFYGIHDNRFFKDRHWLFTEFPELAPLDVSEQQSRSIFELGCGVGNTILPLLQYSVEPKLKVFGCDFSARAIDILRSQPQFDDKRCEVFVMDATEEQWPVPFEENSQDIIVMIFVLSACQPKKMQQILDNCYRYLRPGGLLLFRDYGRYDLAQLRFKSGKCLEDNFYVRGDGTLVYFFTEEELRGMFTKAGLQEEQVIVDRRLQVNRSRGLKMYRVWIQAKFKKPLVPSS
- the LOC108153018 gene encoding methyltransferase-like protein isoform X2, producing the protein MSDTPTADDCEKRPQFGTRLLKDSDDVFKHNAWDHVQWDEEQELAAQAAVAKNSCSKLNDDERERFQSDAPKFWDSFYGIHDNRFFKDRHWLFTEFPELAPLDVSEQQSRSIFELGCGVGNTILPLLQYSVEPKLKVFGCDFSARAIDILRSQPQFDDKRCEVFVMDATEEQWPVPFEENSQDIIVMIFVLSACQPKKMQQILDNCYRYLRPGGLLLFRDYGRYDLAQLRFKSGKCLEDNFYVRGDGTLVYFFTEEELRGMFTKAGLQEEQVIVDRRLQVNRSRGLKMYRVWIQAKFKKPLVPSS